In one Bombyx mori chromosome 22, ASM3026992v2 genomic region, the following are encoded:
- the LOC134200994 gene encoding uncharacterized protein LOC134200994: MSSNIAVRLGNPIYKSSYSIRGVGNVRISDVIGHTSFIFSSNPNPRLQFRVSALVMPEVIGRHPPVKVNSYIRSLTSDLRLADPKFDTPGPVDVLLGADVLGKLLLTGKRVLHAEGLVAMDTKLGHVLLGPAFRPVAARKSDNFLVGSTLSEVVQRFWELEEPPTAYRVNPDEEECELFYQNNTGRLYSGRFLLRLPFRANRPLLGSSRKAAETRLLSMERRMRRDAVFRQKYVEFMREYESLGHMSVSKVDWSATEHCFLPHHAVLKTPNGKIRVVFDGSVTTSSGVSLNQCLHSGPKLNRDISDILTSFRRHQIVFVADIRMMFRQTVIHPEDRRYQLILWRESSDEPIKIYELNTNTYGLRSSPYLAVRSLRELAVRERLHYPRAADILERDLYVDDVCTGADSVEEALSRKDELIRLLSRGGYELRKWLSNCPELLTDLPTEYQQDPHLFENVDNPNMLSVLGIQYRPIQDEFTYRVELENPKVWSKRTVLSTIARTFDPNGWIAPVTFLLKCFMQRLWSANLSWDEGIAGDLLKDWLNFFSSLPDINHVSIPRKLVPAGKYKASLHGFSDASERGFAAAVYLRTVSSTGRVDIRLVLAKSKVAPLRSRMTIPKLELSGAALLTRLLNHTATSLRSVIDLENTVYAWTDSQIVLCWLKASVHTLEVFVANRVSQIQGSEVPLTWRHVPGELNPADCASRGCLASEIVDQQLWWGPQWLTKKASQWPPSRIEVPPGLVAAPAQFEDRGVIQGLDLDLLINRYSSLDKLVKVTAWILRFIRNCRLSVSLRNMTPVVCPIERKKALLKLIEVVQATSFHSELKALRTERPKLRGAIARLSPFVDGQGLIRVGGRLSNSNLPYSARHPLLLPKKSQLVDLLVMDRHIANSHSGCNALLASLQREFWILSGRRTVRSVLFRCLPCYRLKASTMQPQMGDLPPDRVKKIRPFSGVGTDFAGPFMIKASRLRNVRLIKAYLCVFVCLSTKAVHLEVVADLTTEAFIASLDRFVSRRGLPELIRSDNGTNFVGADRYLRDVVNFLNNNQVDIETALSRRGIRWTFSPPGCPHWGGIFEAVVKSAKTHLMRVIGQTSLTFEELTTVFCKIEAVLNSRPLCPLSSDPNDLESLTPGHFLIGQPLNALPEYPLSDIKPGRLRRYQMLQQMSQDFWKRWSLEYLHLLQQRFKWTDRTCPPHVGDLVLVKDANLPPLRWRRGRIVNLFPGKDGTPRSAEVLVGDSVLKRAVTTLSRLPVD, encoded by the coding sequence atgtcgagcaacattgcagtacggttgggcaatcctatttacaagtcttcttattctattcgtggagtgggcaatgttagaatttcggacgtgatcggtcacacttcatttattttctcatcgaatcccaaccctcgcttacagtttagagtctcagctttggtgatgcctgaggtgataggtcgtcaccctccggtgaaggtaaacagttacatacggtcattgacttcagacttacggctagcggaccccaagtttgacaccccggggccagtagacgtactacttggggcggatgtactagggaagctgctcctgactgggaagcgcgttcttcatgcggagggtttggttgcaatggacacaaaattagggcatgtattgttgggtcctgcgttccggccggtcgctgcgaggaaatcggacaattttctggtcgggtctacgctttcggaagtagtccaacggttttgggaactagaggaacctcctacagcttatcgagttaacccggatgaggaggaatgtgagctgttttaccagaataatacgggtcgtctctattcgggccggttcttgttaagacttccttttcgggcgaatcgcccactgctaggcagttcgaggaaggcagcagagactagacttttgtcaatggagagacgcatgaggcgcgacgcggtgttccggcagaaatatgtagagtttatgcgggagtatgaatccttaggtcacatgtcggtttccaaggtagattggagtgctacagagcactgtttcctgcctcatcatgcggttttgaaaactcctaacgggaaaattagggtcgtgtttgacggttcggtcacgacctcctccggcgtatcgttaaatcagtgtctccattcgggtccaaagctgaaccgggacatttcagacatactgacgagcttccgccggcaccagatcgttttcgtggcagacatccgtatgatgttcaggcaaacggtgattcatccggaggataggcggtatcaactcattctctggcgtgaaagctcagatgagcccataaaaatttatgaactgaacacgaacacttacgggttgcggtcgagtccatatttggcggttcgttctttgcgggagctggcagtgagggaacggttgCACTACCCTCGTGCTGCGGACATTTTGGAACGGGACCTATATGTCGATGACGTATGTACGGGCGCCGACAGTGTCGAAGAGGCCTTATCACGCAAGGATGAACTGATCCGCCTTTTGAGCAGGGGCGGGTACGAGTTGAGAAAATGGCTGTCTAACTGTCCTGAGTTGTTGACTGATTTGCCAACGGAGTATCAACAGGATCCCCATCTTTTCGAGAATGTCGATAACCCTAACATGCTGTCGGTCCtagggattcaatatcgtccgattcaagacgaatttacctatcgggtggagttggaaaatccaaaggtatggtctaagcgaacggtgctttccacaattgctcgaaccttcgatccaaacggttggatcgctcctgtcacctttctcttaaagtgcttcatgcagcgactgtggtctgctaacctgtcatgggacgaggggattgctggtgacctattgaaggattggttgaactttttctcgtctctccctgatattaaccacgtgtcaatacctcggaagctggttcctgcgggcaaatacaaggcgtctctccacgggttttcggatgcctcggaacgcggattcgcagctgcggtatacttgcgaacggtttcttcaactggaagggttgatatacggttggtgttagctaagagtaaggtcgctccgcttcggagtcgcatgacgattccgaagctcgagttgtctggtgccgctctgttgactaggttgttaaaccatacagctactagtttacggtcggttattgatttagaaaacactgtctatgcttggacagacagccagatagtgttgtgctggttgaaggcttcggttcatacacttgaagttttcgtggctaaccgtgtctcccagattcaaggttctgaggtccctctaacatggagacacgtgcctggtgagctcaatccggcggactgcgcttctcggggatgcttagcatcggaaatagtTGATCAGCAGTTATGGTGGGGTCCCCAGTGGCTCACCAAGAAAGCTTCTCAGTGGCCTCCCTCTCGCATAGAAGTTCCTCCAGGTCTCGTGGCTGCACCGGCGCAGTTCGAGGATCGAGGAGTGattcaggggttggatttggatctgctcatcaaccgttatagctccttggacaagctggttaaggttaccgcctggattttgaggtttattcggaattgtcgtttgtcggtgtctctacgcaatatgacacctgttgtgtgtcccatcgagcggaagaaggcgctgctgaaattaattgaagttgtgcaagccaccagctttcattcagaattgaaggcgctaaggactgagcgccctaagcttcgtggagctatcgctcgtcttagcccctttgtagacggccaggggttgattcgagtgggaggtagattaagtaactcaaatttaccttattcggcgcgccatcctcttttacttcccaagaagagccagttagttgacctgttggtgatggatcgccacatcgcaaattcgcattccggttgcaatgcgctgttggcatccctccagagggaattttggattctgtcggggcgtcgtacggttcggagcgtcctgttccggtgtttaccctgttatcggcttaaggcttctacgatgcagcctcagatgggagatctgcccccagacagagtgaagaagatcaggccgttttctggagttggtacggacttcgctgggcccttcatgatcaaggcttcacgtttgcggaatgttaggttaattaaggcttatctgtgcgtctttgtctgtctttcaaccaaagctgtacatcttgaagttgttgccgaccttacaactgaagcctttattgcgagcttggatagatttgtgtcccgtcgaggtttacccgaattgatacgctccgataacggaacgaattttgtaggtgcggaccgttacttgcgggatgtagtaaatttcttgaacaataaccaggtggatattgaaacggccctctctcgtcgcggtattcggtggaccttcagtcctccaggatgcccccactggggtggaattttcgaggcagtagtaaaatcggctaagactcacttaatgcgcgtgatagggcaaacctcgctcacctttgaggagttaactacggtattttgtaaaattgaagcggtacttaattcacggccgttgtgcccgctcagttcagacccgaatgacttggagtcgttaactccaggccatttcttgataggacagccactcaatgcgttgccggagtatcccctctcggatatcaagcctggacggttgaggcgataccagatgttgcagcagatgtcccaagatttttggaaacgttggtcccttgagtatttacatctgctccagcagcgctttaagtggacggatagaacctgtccccctcacgtcggtgaccttgtgttggttaaggatgctaacctgccgccactgcgttggcgtagggggcgcattgttaatctgtttcccggtaaggatgggacccctcggtctgcagaggttctggtcggggactcggttctcaaacgagcggtcacaacgttgtcccggctgccagttgattag